The following proteins are encoded in a genomic region of Brachypodium distachyon strain Bd21 chromosome 1, Brachypodium_distachyon_v3.0, whole genome shotgun sequence:
- the LOC100841411 gene encoding oligopeptide transporter 7, with protein MASSSSSSHQELQQAQEDEEEDHHQQLGSHGDDQITSPLLLQKPPPSPQGLGASEENSPIEQVALTVPVGDDPTTPVLTFRMWVLGTASCVVLSFLNQFFWYRKEPLTITAISAQIAVVPMGRLMAALLPSRPFFSGTSYEFTLNPGPFNVKEHVLITIFANAGAGSVYAIHVVTAVRVFYGKELTFFVSLIVVLTTQVLGFGWAGIFRRYLVEPAAMWWPTNLVQVSLFRALHEKEKLSKGGLTRSQFFVVAFVCSFAYYVFPGYLFQMLTSLSWICWLYPNSVFAQQLGSGLKGLGIGTIGLDWASVSSYLGSPLASPWFATANIAVGFLTIMYVFTPIAYWFNFYKARNFPIFSSGLFTESGHKYNITTIVDEHFHFDTEAYEKNGPLYLSTFFSVTYGVGFASLTATIVHVLLFHGSEILQLSKSAFQGKKLDVHTKLMRRYKQVPEWWFICILIANIAITVFACEYYIEQLQLPWWGVLLACAIAFFFTLPVGIITATTNQTPGLNIITEYIIGYLYPGRPVANMCFKVYGYISMTQALTFLQDFKLGHYMKIPPRTMFMAQVVGTLIAAFVYLGTAWWLMDTIPNICNSELLSSGSPWTCPGDHVFYDASVIWGLIGPRRIFGDLGTYSAINWFFLGGAIAPLLVWFAHKAFPNQTWILLINMPVLIGSTSSMPPATAVNYIAWIFVGFMSGYVVYRYRRNWWERHNYLLSGALDAGLAFMAVLIYLCLGLENISVDWWGNDLDGCPLASCPTAKGVFVKGCPVYN; from the exons AtggcatcctcctcctcctcctctcaccAAGAATTACAGCAAGCCCaagaagatgaggaagaagatcacCATCAACAGCTGGGCAGCCATGGCGACGACCAGATCACCTCCCCTCTCC TGCTACAGAAgccaccgccgtcgccccAAGGCTTGGGGGCGTCGGAGGAGAACTCACCGATCGAGCAGGTGGCGCTGACGGTCCCCGTCGGCGATGACCCGACGACGCCGGTCCTGACCTTCCGGATGTGGGTCCTGGGCACGGCCTCCTGCGTCGTGCTGTCCTTCCTCAACCAGTTCTTCTGGTACCGAAAGGAGCCGCTCACCATCACTGCCATCTCCGCCCAGATCGCCGTCGTGCCGATGGGCCGCCTCATGGCCGCGCTGCTCCCCTCCAggcccttcttctccggcaccAGCTACGAGTTCACCCTCAACCCAGGGCCGTTCAACGTGAAGGAGCACGTGCTCATCACCATCTTCGCCAACGCCGGTGCCGGCAGCGTCTACGCCATCCATGTCGTCACTGCCGTCCGCGTCTTCTATGGGAAGGAGCTCACCTTCTTCGTGTCGCTGATCGTCGTGTTGACGACGCAGGTGCTGGGGTTTGGGTGGGCGGGGATCTTCCGGCGGTATCTTGTTGAGCCGGCGGCCATGTGGTGGCCGACCAACCTCGTCCAGGTCTCCCTCTTCAG GGCGCTTCATGAGAAGGAAAAGCTGAGCAAAGGCGGCCTCACACGCAGCCAGTTCTTCGTGGTGGCATTCGTCTGCAGCTTCGCATACTACGTCTTCCCAGGCTACTTGTTCCAGATGCTCACCTCTCTCTCCTGGATCTGCTGGCTGTACCCGAACTCCGTGTTCGCCCAGCAGCTCGGCTCAGGTCTAAAGGGACTGGGCATCGGCACCATCGGTCTCGACTGGGCATCTGTTTCCTCCTACCTCGGGAGCCCTCTTGCCAGCCCTTGGTTCGCCACTGCAAACATCGCTGTAGGCTTCCTCACCATCATGTACGTATTCACACCCATCGCCTACTGGTTTAATTTCTATAAAGCACGGAACTTCCCCATCTTCTCCTCTGGGCTCTTCACTGAATCTGGGCACAAGTACAACATCACAACCATCGTGGACGAGCATTTCCATTTCGACACAGAGGCCTACGAGAAGAATGGTCCACTATACCTCAGCACTTTTTTCTCTGTCACATATGGTGTCGGTTTCGCATCCCTTACCGCAACAATCGTTCACGTTCTCCTCTTCCACGGAAG TGAAATTTTGCAGTTAAGTAAATCAGCTTTTCAAGGGAAGAAACTGGATGTACATACAAAACTTATGAGGAGATACAAGCAGGTTCCTGAGTGGTGGTTCATCTGCATCCTTATTGCCAACATTGCCATCACGGTATTTGCTTGCGAATACTACATTGAGCAACTCCAATTGCCCTGGTGGGGTGTATTGCTCGCATGTGCCATTGCCTTTTTCTTCACCCTCCCAGTCGGAATTATCACAGCAACAACGAACCAG ACTCCAGGATTGAACATCATCACAGAGTACATCATTGGGTACTTGTACCCTGGACGACCCGTCGCGAATATGTGTTTCAAGGTATATGGCTACATCAGCATGACCCAAGCTCTGACGTTTCTCCAGGATTTTAAGTTGGGCCACTATATGAAAATTCCACCAAGGACTATGTTCATGGCTCAG GTGGTCGGAACTCTGATTGCAGCATTTGTGTACCTTGGAACAGCATGGTGGCTGATGGACACAATCCCCAACATCTGCAACAGTGAGCTCCTTTCATCAGGCAGCCCTTGGACCTGCCCTGGTGATCATGTGTTCTACGATGCATCAGTCATATGGGGTCTTATTGGCCCACGCAGAATTTTTGGGGACTTAGGAACTTACTCGGCGATAAACTGGTTCTTCTTGGGGGGAGCAATTGCCCCACTCCTTGTCTGGTTTGCACACAAGGCATTCCCAAACCAGACTTGGATCTTACTTATCAACATGCCTGTGTTGATTGGCAGCACCAGCTCCATGCCGCCTGCAACAGCAGTCAACTATATCGCATGGATATTTGTTGGGTTTATGTCAGGTTATGTGGTATATAGATATCGACGTAACTGGTGGGAGAGGCATAATTATCTGCTTTCAGGCGCACTAGATGCTGGTTTAGCATTCATGGCCGTCTTAATTTACTTATGCCTCGGTTTGGAGAACATCAGTGTAGACTGGTGGGGCAATGATTTGGATGGGTGTCCCCTGGCTTCTTGCCCCACTGCTAAAGGTGTATTTGTCAAGGGGTGCCCAGTGTACAACTGA
- the LOC100841715 gene encoding E3 ubiquitin ligase BIG BROTHER isoform X1 — protein sequence MATVGPPGAMWRVTVHYVTSDSDEANFDGLLEFGIDDVLHDQESLYQSIMGAKTTGPSESSHYCHGESSSGTIETSAVSDEQIAADFEYAMQLQEMEDLTIETPPNDDEQDDISCVDSPSDTDDDDDHHNDHDEEEADNDDDNDDIDPDSMTYEQMQELVESVGNESRGLSDELMSFLVPWKYKDRSGFFSRKTNNLDDCSICLSAFRNRERLITLPCKHNYHAGCVTKWLKIDKTCPVCKYEVFGPS from the exons ATGGCCACAGTGGGGCCGCCTGGCGCCATGTGGAGGGTCACCGTGCACTACGTCACCTCCGACAGCGATGAAGCCAACTTTGATGGCCTTCTCGAGTTTGGTATTGATGATGTTCTTCATGATCAG GAGAGCCTGTACCAATCTATCATGGGTGCGAAAACCACTGGTCCATCTGAGAGCTCACACTACTGCCATGGGGAGAGCAGCAGTGGCACTATAGAGACCTCAGCAGTTTCAGATGAACAGATCGCCGCCGACTTCGAATACGCTATGCAGCTGCAGGAGATGGAGGATCTAACGATCGAAACGCCTCCGAACGACGACGAACAGGACG ACATAAGCTGTGTTGATTCCCCATCAGacactgatgatgatgatgatcacCACAATGATCATGATGAAGAAGAG GCCGACAATGATGATGACAACGATGATATTGATCCAGACAGCATGACATATGAG CAAATGCAGGAACTTGTGGAATCAGTAGGAAATGAGAGCAGAGGTTTATCTGACGAACTCATGTCATTTCTGGTGCCATGGAAGTACAAGGACAGGTCAGGGTTCTTCTCAAGGAAGACTAACAACCTTGATGA CTGTTCGATATGTCTGTCAGCTTTCAGAAACCGAGAGAGGCTCATAACCTTGCCCTGCAAACATAATTATCATGCAGGTTGCGTTACTAAATGGCTCAAGATCGACAAG ACCTGCCCAGTTTGCAAATACGAAGTGTTCGGACCATCCTAG
- the LOC100844637 gene encoding pentatricopeptide repeat-containing protein At5g08510 encodes MPAPMEEAKRLHARLLRGGARRLQPLLLRVLAAGDHRYAALLLASYPSASSPHSAPLHDRLLHALANSLPRPSPLLLPTFARAHRLRLLTPLSFTFLLSSPAAASHAPFALCSHALLVKSGHFASGDPFLGSALVSFYAKSRLLDEARRVFDEMPRRDTAVYNALLSAYARCGLVDAAEKLFGEMTERNVVSWTAMVSGYAQNGRHEAAVETFLEMWEGAGVQPNELTVSSVLPACAAVGAMELGTKVEEYARGKGHLGNVFVTNALLEMYAKCGSIQRAWQVFQGIGHRRDLCSWNTMIMAFAVHGLWMEALALFHKLRMTGVKPDGITFVGVILACTHGGLVDEGKLIFNSMEADFSINPRIEHYGCMVDLLGRAGLLKEAYSMIISMPAEPDAVIWGALLGACSFHGNIELAETAVDKLMYLEPQNTANLVILSNIYASSGKWDGVAQVWKLLKEKDHKKSAGYSFIELDGRMHKFLVEDMSHPIFEEIYKTLDSVTMIMKLVNLENMEEVVGCFCYL; translated from the exons ATGCCGGCCCCCATGGAGGAAGCGAAGCGGCTGCACGCGCGCTTGCTCCGCGGGGGCGCGCGCCGCCTGcagccgctcctcctccgcgtccTCGCCGCTGGCGACCACCGCTacgccgcgctcctcctcgcctcctaCCCTTCCGCGTCCTCTCCCCACTCCGCGCCGCTCCACGACCGCCTGCTCCACGCGCTCGCTAACTCGCTCCCGCGCCCGagcccgctcctcctccccaccttcgcccgcgcccaccgcctccgcctcctcacGCCTCTATCCTTCAcattcctcctctcctcccccgccgccgcctctcacGCGCCCTTCGCGCTCTGCTCCCACGCGCTGCTGGTCAAGTCCGGCCACTTCGCGTCCGGCGACCCCTTCCTCGGCTCCGCGCTCGTCTCCTTCTACGCCAAGAGCCGCCTCCTGGACGAGGCCAGGCgggtgttcgacgaaatgccgCGCAGGGACACGGCCGTGTACAACGCGCTCCTGTCGGCCTACGCGAGGTGCGGCCTTGTCGACGCGGCGGAGAAGCTGTTCGGGGAAATGACGGAGAGGAACGTGGTTTCCTGGACCGCGATGGTGTCCGGTTACGCGCAGAACGGGCGGCatgaggcggcggtggagacgTTCCTGGAGATGTGGGAGGGGGCCGGTGTGCAGCCAAATGAGCTGACCGTGAGCAGTGTGCTGCCTGCATGCGCGGCTGTCGGGGCGATGGAGCTGGGGACGAAGGTGGAGGAGTACGCCAGGGGTAAAGGACACCTGGGGAATGTGTTCGTGACAAATGCACTgttggagatgtatgcgaagTGTGGAAGCATTCAAAGAGCTTGGCAGGTGTTTCAGGGGATTGGTCATCGGCGAGATCTGTGTTCTTGGAACACAATGATCATGGCCTTTGCGGTGCATGGTCTGTGGATGGAAGCCCTTGCCTTGTTCCATAAGCTGAGG ATGACAGGGGTCAAGCCAGATGGTATTACATTTGTTGGAGTCATCTTGGCTTGCACTCATGGTGGCTTGGTGGATGAAGGCAAGCTAATCTTCAACTCGATGGAAGCAGACTTCAGTATTAATCCAAGAATTGAGCACTATGGTTGTATGGTTGATCTGCTTGGGCGTGCTGGTCTCTTGAAAGAAGCTTACAGTATGATAATTAGCATGCCAGCGGAGCCTGATGCCGTCATTTGGGGAGCCTTGCTTGGTGCCTGCAGCTTCCATGGCAACATAGAACTGGCAGAAACAGCGGTGGACAAACTCATGTATCTTGAGCCACAAAATACAGCAAACCTAGTGATCCTTTCCAACATATACGCGTCATCTGGTAAATGGGATGGTGTTGCCCAGGTCTGGAAGTTACTCAAGGAGAAAGACCACAAGAAATCAGCTGGGTACAGCTTCATTGAATTAGATGGCAGGATGCACAAGTTCCTTGTTGAGGATATGTCACATCCAATATTTGAGGAGATATACAAAACCCTGGATAGTGTCACAATGATCATGAAGCTTGTTAACTTAGAAAATATGGAAGAAGTGGTAGGCTGTTTTTGTTACCTCTAG
- the LOC100842018 gene encoding probable transcriptional regulator SLK3 encodes MSGAPRSNLGLVPRDMNGSIPVSTTNSSGPSIGVSSLVTDGNSSLSGGAQFQHSTSMNADSFMRLPASPMSFSSNNISGSSVIDGSIMQQSPPQEQMQKRRSSSVTSQPVIEAGGSFHAQKKPRVDLRQDDILQQHLIQQLLQGQSSLHLQGQHNPQLQALIRQHKLAHIQQQQHQLSQQFPQVQQSQVGIPRQPQLRPPLAQPGMQLAGPVRTPVESGLCSRRLMQYLYHKRHRPENNPITYWRKLIDEYFAPRARERWCVSSYEKRGNSPVAIPQTSPDTWRCDICNTHAGKGYEATYEILPRLCQIRFDHGVIDEYLFLDMPNEFRLPNGLLLLEHTKVVQKSVYEHLHVTHEGQLRIIFTPELKIMSWEFCSRRHDEYITRKFLTPQVTHMLQVAQKYQTAHESGPAGVSNNDAQTICGLFVSASRQLAKNLEHHSLNEHGLSKRYVRCLQISEVVNQMKDLIEFSHKNKLGPKEGLKNYPKQNGPKLTVQNMHEAKVIKTEMNTHVNNDVPGVGAIGNNPQSAAAQNNYQNMLRSSSTSQGLIQQDSSQNAAGLSNYHNMHRSPSAGQNMLQQEASNNAAMLNSYQTMLRSSSANQGLLQQEASSIFKGPTAMHNGIQLEASRSFRAAQLGQFQHPMSFQQTMPQHQQNNFQGLGVSPQYQQHVIHQLLQEAKNTSNRALTQQQTPNTPSANGGLASGAAITNSAASGEHSQQHMNNGAATKGAAPMCTTGPSNLINSGAGIVQRSSSFKSVSSNPVAAAASSGGNVVTPKAESMHEMDELDHLINSELVGSGLFMEEQQGGGGYSWNL; translated from the exons ATGTCTGGGGCCCCACGCTCCAATCTTGGACTTGTTCCCAGGGACATGAATGGTAGCATTCCAGTTAGTACTACAAATTCTTCTGGGCCAAGCATTGGTGTTAGCTCTTTGGTGACCGATGGTAACTCATCACTCTCCGGAGGTGCCCAGTTTCAGCATAGTACGAGCATGAACGCTGATTCATTCATGCGCCTTCCTGCCTCCCCGATGTCATTTTCATCCAATAACATCTCTGGCTCTTCAGTCATTGATGGCTCCATCATGCAGCAAAGTCCACCACAAGAGCAGATGCAGAAGCGGAGATCATCTAGTGTAACATCACAACCTGTGATTGAGGCTGGTGGCTCATTTCATGCTCAGAAGAAGCCAAGGGTTGATCTTAGGCAAGATGATATCTTGCAGCAGCACTTGATTCAGCAGCTGCTCCAAGGTCAGAGTTCTCTTCATCTCCAGGGCCAACATAATCCACAGCTACAAGCCTTGATCAGGCAGCATAAACTGGCACATAttcagcaacagcagcatcaGTTGTCGCAACAATTTCCTCAGGTTCAACAATCTCAAGTTGGCATACCTCGGCAGCCACAGTTAAGGCCGCCACTAGCACAGCCTGGAATGCAGCTAGCTGGACCTGTTAGGACTCCTGTCGAGAGCGGGCTTTGTTCTCGAAGGTTAATGCAATATTTGTATCATAAGCGTCACCGGCCAGAG AATAATCCCATCACATACTGGAGGAAGCTTATTGATGAATATTTTGCACCACGAGCAAGAGAAAGATGGTGCGTGTCATCATATGAAAAAAGAGGGAATTCTCCAGTTGCTATTCCACAGACATCTCCG GATACATGGCGTTGTGATATTTGTAACACACATGCGGGAAAGGGATATG AGGCTACTTATGAAATACTGCCTCGACTCTGTCAAATTCGATTTGACCATGGTGTTATAGATGAATATCTATTCCTTGACATGCCCAATGAATTCCGGTTGCCCAATGGGCTACTTCTCCTTGAGCATACTAAAGTCGTCCAGAAGAGCGTCTATGAACATCTGCATGTTACGCATGAGGGGCAACTGAGAATAATATTTACTCCAGAACTGAAG ATTATGTCCTGGGAGTTCTGTTCACGGCGACATGATGAGTATATCACTCGCAAGTTTCTGACACCACAG GTTACACATATGCTGCAAGTTGCCCAGAAGTATCAAACAGCTCACGAGAGTGGGCCTGCTGGGGTATCAAACAATGATGCACAAACCATTTGCGGCTT GTTTGTGTCAGCATCACGGCAACTAGCAAAAAATCTAGAACACCACAGCTTAAATGAACATGGGCTCTCTAAAAGATATGTTCGCTGCTTGCAG ATATCAGAGGTGGTGAATCAAATGAAGGACTTAATTGAGTTCAGCCACAAGAATAAGCTCGGTCCTAAAG AGGGCCTGAAGAATTATCCCAAACAAAACGGACCAAAGCTTACAGTGCAGAATATGCATGAGGCAAAGGTGATCAAAACAGAAATGAACACACATGTGAACAATGATGTTCCAGGTGTTGGAGCCATTGGAAATAATCCGCAGAGTGCTGCAGCACAAAATAATTACCAAAATATGCTGAGAAGCTCTAGTACAAGTCAGGGTTTAATTCAGCAGGATTCATCACAGAACGCTGCGGGACTAAGCAACTACCACAATATGCATAGAAGCCCGAGCGCAGGCCAGAATATGCTTCAGCAGGAGGCATCAAATAATGCGGCCATGCTAAACAGCTATCAGACCATGCTTAGAAGCTCAAGCGCAAACCAGGGTTTGCTTCAGCAGGAGGCATCGAGTATCTTTAAAGGTCCTACAGCAATGCACAACGGCATTCAGTTGGAAGCGTCTAGGTCCTTCCGTGCGGCTCAGCTTGGGCAATTCCAGCATCCCATGTCGTTTCAGCAAACTATGCCCCAGCACCAGCAGAACAATTTCCAGGGTCTGGGTGTGAGTCCACAATACCAGCAGCATGTGATCCACCAGCTGCTGCAAGAAGCCAAGAATACCAGCAACCGGGCCCTGACGCAGCAACAGACTCCTAACACTCCCAGCGCCAATGGTGGTCTCGCATCGGGCGCTGCAATCACCAACAGCGCTGCTAGCGGAGAGCACTCACAGCAGCATATGAATAATGGCGCCGCCACAAAGGGAGCTGCTCCAATGTGTACGACGGGGCCTAGCAATCTGATCAACAGCGGAGCTGGCATCGTCCAACGAAGTAGCAGTTTCAAGTCAGTGAGCAGCAACCCTGTTGCTGCAGCAGCCTCTTCTGGCGGGAATGTCGTGACTCCCAAGGCGGAGTCTATGCACGAGATGGATGAGCTCGACCATCTCATCAACAGTGAACTGGTGGGGAGCGGGCTGTTCATGGAGGAGCAGCAGGGTGGCGGCGGGTACTCTTGGAACCTCTGA
- the LOC112270146 gene encoding uncharacterized protein LOC112270146 codes for MGKKKKTNFLNIKTKFLPYPRRAAARRHLPVPAAAVPPCPGRTEGIAEAATMEDDSPATAFNRKTAVDAEMAYADTDDSPALRRQPSSAPNSTRLDARNLFDDLLELHMHRAAAPKEHLDTCYDFSGAAPGGGSVKLPKITLVFDGPSAAMELDPSGVRLDGCLAFAPNSDDQMTGIIGNVR; via the exons AtggggaagaaaaaaaaaacaaatttcctaaatattaaaacaaaatttctgCCATATCCCCGCCGcgctgccgcccgccgccatctccccGTCCCCGCGGCTGCTGTCCCGCCCTGTCCCGGCCGTACGGAAGGCATTGCCGAGGCGGCGACCATGGAAGACGACTCGCCGGCCACCGCGTTCAACCGGAAGACTGCCGTGGATGCGGAGATGGCGTACGCAGACACGGACGACTCGCCGGCTTTGCGCCGGCAGCCCAGCTCCGCGCCGAACAGCACACGGTTGGATGCCCGCAACCTGTTCGATGATTTGCTCGAACTGCACATg caccgcgccgccgcgcccaaGGAGCACCTCGACACATGCTACGACTTCTCCGGCGCCGCAccaggcggcggcagcgtcaAGCTGCCCAAGATCACGCTGGTGTTCGACGGGCCGAGCGCCGCCATGGAGCTCGACCCGTCAGGTGTCCGGCTCGATGGCTGCCTCGCGTTTGCACCGAATTCTGACGACCAAATGACCGGGATCATCGGGAACGTCCGGTAG
- the LOC100841715 gene encoding E3 ubiquitin ligase BIG BROTHER isoform X2, translated as MATVGPPGAMWRVTVHYVTSDSDEANFDGLLEFGIDDVLHDQESLYQSIMGAKTTGPSESSHYCHGESSSGTIETSAVSDEQIAADFEYAMQLQEMEDLTIETPPNDDEQDDISCVDSPSDTDDDDDHHNDHDEEEADNDDDNDDIDPDSMTYEELVESVGNESRGLSDELMSFLVPWKYKDRSGFFSRKTNNLDDCSICLSAFRNRERLITLPCKHNYHAGCVTKWLKIDKTCPVCKYEVFGPS; from the exons ATGGCCACAGTGGGGCCGCCTGGCGCCATGTGGAGGGTCACCGTGCACTACGTCACCTCCGACAGCGATGAAGCCAACTTTGATGGCCTTCTCGAGTTTGGTATTGATGATGTTCTTCATGATCAG GAGAGCCTGTACCAATCTATCATGGGTGCGAAAACCACTGGTCCATCTGAGAGCTCACACTACTGCCATGGGGAGAGCAGCAGTGGCACTATAGAGACCTCAGCAGTTTCAGATGAACAGATCGCCGCCGACTTCGAATACGCTATGCAGCTGCAGGAGATGGAGGATCTAACGATCGAAACGCCTCCGAACGACGACGAACAGGACG ACATAAGCTGTGTTGATTCCCCATCAGacactgatgatgatgatgatcacCACAATGATCATGATGAAGAAGAG GCCGACAATGATGATGACAACGATGATATTGATCCAGACAGCATGACATATGAG GAACTTGTGGAATCAGTAGGAAATGAGAGCAGAGGTTTATCTGACGAACTCATGTCATTTCTGGTGCCATGGAAGTACAAGGACAGGTCAGGGTTCTTCTCAAGGAAGACTAACAACCTTGATGA CTGTTCGATATGTCTGTCAGCTTTCAGAAACCGAGAGAGGCTCATAACCTTGCCCTGCAAACATAATTATCATGCAGGTTGCGTTACTAAATGGCTCAAGATCGACAAG ACCTGCCCAGTTTGCAAATACGAAGTGTTCGGACCATCCTAG
- the LOC112270147 gene encoding succinate dehydrogenase subunit 8A, mitochondrial, which yields MIYRNWSLLSSTVVIWGSVGTAALAGIFLFGGKEKFEGYLSREGQRLRQQDRAAMGKN from the exons ATGATCTACCGCAACTGGTCCCTGCTCTCCTCGACGGTGGTCATCTGGGGCAGCGTCGGCACCGCTGCCCTCGCCGGGATCTTCCTCTTCGGCGGCAAG GAGAAATTTGAGGGCTATCTTAGCCGCGAAGGCCAGAGGCTGAGGCAGCAGGACAGAGCCGCGATGGGCAAGAACTAG
- the LOC100844333 gene encoding pentatricopeptide repeat-containing protein At5g16420, mitochondrial, whose protein sequence is MPVRLRPAPLPLSPARGFSTTAAKTTVQLAHLAPLPSTLPPPSHCTVTPPVQPWPRRLTPRNFSRLILRLPSPHLAVLAFRHALFHSTPPLPPSLPVFAAVLSRLPGADPSLLPPVLSALRAARLPAFSDRAFLPLLRALPPLPSLRLFLSLPSFNSHPSVRSFNALLHSLVAARRLRLAAALFRAARAKLYITPDLGSCNILLKGLVGVGDLDAALKVLDEMSGFGIVPDVVTYTTVLSAYCAKGDLKGAQRLFGDIIASGRRPDVTMYTVLIDGYCRSGKIQDAARIMDEMETAGVKPNEVTYSVVIEACCKEGKSAEACNLMHEMLGAGYTPDTPLGAKVVDVLCQDGKAEEANQMWRWMVKKNVPPDNTITSTLIYWLCKSGMVQEARKLFDELERGFKPSLLTYNSLISGLCDNGELQEAGQVWDDMVERRYEPNAITYEALIKGFCKIGKPDEGAAVFTEMVTKGCTPSKSLYQVLVDSLSEPIHDDIACKILETAASSGQDFLDGNSWEIFVRKVLSTCNTWNKHLNLVLDA, encoded by the coding sequence ATGCCGGTGCGACtccggccggcgccgctgcctcTTTCTCCGGCCCGCGGCTTCTCCACCACTGCCGCCAAGACCACCGTGCAGCTCGCCCACTTGGCCCCTCTCCCGTCCaccctcccgccgccgtcccacTGCACCGTCACCCCGCCCGTCCAGCcctggccgcgccgcctcaCGCCGCGGAACTTCTCCCGCCTCATCCTCCGCCTCCCATCCCCGCACCTCGCCGTGCTCGCCTTCCGTCACGCGCTCTTCCACTCCACGCCACCCCTTCCCCCTTCCCTCCCCGtcttcgccgccgtcctctCCCGCCTCCCGGGCGCCGACCCCTCCCTCCTGCCCCCCGTCCTCTCCGCtctccgcgccgcccgcctcccgGCCTTCTCCGACCGCGCCTTCCTGCCCCTCCTCCGCGCGCTCCCGCCGCTCCCTTCCCtccgcctcttcctctccctcccgtcCTTCAACTCCCACCCCTCCGTCCGCTCCTTCAACGCGCTCCTCCACTCactcgtcgccgcgcgccgcctccgcctcgccgccgccctcttcCGCGCGGCGCGCGCCAAGCTCTACATCACGCCCGACCTCGGCTCCTGCAACATCCTGCTCAAGGGCCTCGTTGGTGTCGGCGACCTCGACGCCGCTCTCAAGGTGCTCGATGAAATGTCCGGGTTTGGGATCGTCCCTGACGTCGTCACCTACACTACGGTTCTCTCCGCCTACTGCGCAAAGGGGGACCTCAAGGGTGCACAGAGGCTATTCGGTGATATAATTGCCAGCGGACGTAGGCCAGATGTTACCATGTACACGGTGCTTATTGATGGATACTGCCGGAGCGGGAAGATACAGGATGCAGCTAGGATTATGGATGAGATGGAGACAGCTGGGGTGAAGCCGAATGAGGTTACGTACTCGGTCGTGATCGAGGCCTGCTGCAAGGAGGGGAAATCTGCCGAGGCGTGCAATTTAATGCACGAGATGCTAGGGGCAGGATACACGCCAGACACACCACTGGGTGCTAAGGTGGTCGACGTGCTGTGCCAGGACgggaaggcggaggaggcaAATCAAATGTGGAGATGGATGGTCAAGAAGAACGTGCCACCGGATAACACAATCACAAGCACGTTGATCTACTGGTTGTGCAAGAGTGGAATGGTTCAGGAGGCAAGAAAGCTGTTTGATGAGCTCGAAAGGGGATTTAAACCAAGCTTACTGACTTATAACTCACTTATCTCCGGATTATGCGACAATGGGGAGTTACAGGAGGCTGGTCAGGTGTGGGATGACATGGTTGAACGAAGATATGAACCAAATGCCATAACTTACGAGGCCTTGATCAAAGGATTTTGCAAAATTGGGAAGCCAGATGAAGGGGCTGCAGTCTTTACAGAAATGGTGACCAAAGGGTGCACCCCAAGCAAGTCCCTTTACCAAGTTTTGGTTGATAGCCTTTCTGAGCCAATACATGATGATATTGCTTGCAAAATTCTTGAAACTGCGGCTTCAAGTGGCCAGGATTTCTTGGATGGTAATTCTTGGGAAATCTTTGTCAGGAAAGTATTAAGTACATGTAATACTTGGAACAAGCACCTCAACTTAGTTCTAGATGCATAA